A DNA window from Thermococcus sp. 4557 contains the following coding sequences:
- a CDS encoding MFS transporter, giving the protein MRKKLLALVSLGWIFNYAHRMAIPPLIPMIKAELGINNAEAGLLMTALLLPYALVQVPAGYFGDRIGRKRLLTLSIIGYSLSSALIIFARGYWDLLAIRAVYGIFSGLYYAPATALISEVYCERKGSALGVFMVGPPVGSGIAPLIVVPIAVNLEWRYAFLVLSALSTMIGIALVLAVRGEVSRPSRVTFSIPRNVFLLSAANFIVLAAFFGLLTFLVSFLVNSGVSLETASLLFSLLSVIGIAGSLVGGGLYDRIGGRSVAVVFGLNALLTLLLAVTASPWVIIPLGIIFYSVGSIVTAYTSEKATGENLGSVMGFVNMVGFFGATVGPYLVGLLIDHFGYEKAFLSIPAMYMLAWTVIKLEEGMEGRKGGRLSRT; this is encoded by the coding sequence ATGAGGAAGAAGCTCCTTGCCCTCGTGAGCCTCGGCTGGATATTCAACTACGCCCACAGGATGGCGATCCCTCCCCTCATCCCCATGATAAAGGCCGAGCTGGGAATAAACAACGCCGAGGCCGGGCTTCTGATGACCGCCCTTCTCCTGCCCTACGCCCTTGTCCAGGTCCCTGCCGGCTACTTCGGCGACAGAATCGGCAGAAAACGTCTCCTCACCCTCAGCATAATCGGCTACTCGCTCTCTTCGGCCCTCATAATCTTTGCCCGGGGTTACTGGGACCTCCTAGCTATCCGGGCTGTCTATGGAATCTTCTCCGGCCTGTACTACGCCCCCGCAACTGCCCTGATAAGCGAGGTCTATTGTGAGAGGAAGGGCTCCGCGCTGGGTGTCTTCATGGTCGGCCCGCCCGTCGGCAGCGGGATAGCGCCTCTGATAGTTGTCCCCATAGCGGTGAACCTCGAGTGGCGCTACGCCTTTCTGGTGCTCTCCGCGCTGAGCACGATGATCGGAATCGCACTGGTCCTTGCCGTCAGAGGCGAGGTGTCCAGACCCTCCAGGGTTACGTTCTCCATCCCGCGGAACGTTTTCCTCCTCAGTGCGGCGAACTTCATAGTCCTAGCCGCCTTCTTTGGTCTCCTCACGTTCCTCGTGTCCTTCCTGGTGAACTCGGGGGTCTCCCTTGAAACTGCGTCCCTGCTGTTCTCCCTTCTCTCGGTTATCGGAATCGCTGGCTCTCTCGTTGGAGGCGGACTGTACGACAGGATTGGAGGGCGCAGCGTGGCGGTGGTCTTCGGCCTCAACGCCCTCCTCACGCTCCTCCTGGCCGTGACGGCGTCTCCCTGGGTTATCATTCCTCTGGGCATCATATTTTACTCGGTCGGCTCCATAGTCACCGCCTACACCTCTGAAAAGGCCACCGGGGAGAACCTCGGTTCTGTCATGGGCTTCGTCAACATGGTGGGCTTCTTTGGGGCCACGGTGGGGCCTTATCTCGTCGGTCTCCTGATAGATCACTTCGGCTACGAGAAGGCTTTCCTGTCGATACCAGCTATGTACATGCTGGCGTGGACGGTCATAAAGCTGGAGGAGGGTATGGAAGGAAGAAAAGGGGGGCGGCTCAGCCGTACATGA
- a CDS encoding proteasome-activating nucleotidase, with the protein MSVENVDIKPTDEYDDYVIYLKRRIRQLELQVRTLEADKERLERELSRLRMEMSRLRQPPAFAGTLLELLDEDRAIVQNFNGPRFVVRIAPWIERENLKPGSRVALDQRTMAVVELLPSEKDPSVLGFEVIERPTVSYKDIGGLEKQLQELREAIELPLRHPELFEKVGIEPPKGVLLYGPPGCGKTLMAKALAHEANATFIRVVGSELVRKFIGEGARLVHELFELAKEKAPTIIFIDEIDAIGAKRMDETTGGEREVNRTLMQLLAEMDGFDPRGNVKIIAATNRPDILDPALLRPGRFDRLIEVPLPDFRGRLEIIKVHTRKMNLKDVDLRVIAEMTEGASGADLKAIATEAGMFAIRARREYVTQEDFMKAIEKVFGAEQRLAQQIAMHEVMYG; encoded by the coding sequence ATGAGCGTTGAAAACGTCGATATCAAACCAACGGACGAGTACGATGATTACGTCATATATCTGAAGAGACGCATAAGGCAGCTTGAGCTCCAGGTGAGAACCCTGGAAGCCGACAAGGAGAGGCTGGAGAGAGAGCTTTCCCGCCTGAGAATGGAGATGTCCAGGCTCAGACAGCCCCCTGCCTTCGCGGGGACGCTTCTCGAACTGCTCGACGAGGACAGGGCGATAGTCCAGAACTTCAACGGACCGCGCTTTGTCGTCAGGATAGCGCCATGGATCGAGCGCGAGAACCTCAAGCCGGGTTCCAGGGTGGCCCTAGACCAGAGGACGATGGCCGTCGTGGAGCTCCTTCCCAGCGAGAAGGACCCGAGCGTCCTCGGATTCGAGGTCATCGAGAGACCGACCGTCAGTTACAAGGACATCGGCGGCCTGGAGAAACAGCTTCAGGAGCTCAGGGAGGCGATAGAGCTTCCGCTCAGGCACCCGGAGCTCTTCGAGAAGGTCGGAATCGAGCCGCCGAAGGGGGTTCTCCTCTACGGTCCGCCCGGCTGCGGAAAGACCCTCATGGCCAAGGCCCTGGCCCACGAGGCCAACGCGACCTTCATCCGCGTCGTTGGCAGCGAACTCGTGAGGAAGTTTATAGGGGAGGGCGCCAGACTCGTCCACGAGCTGTTTGAGCTCGCCAAGGAGAAGGCCCCGACCATAATCTTCATAGACGAGATAGATGCAATAGGGGCGAAGAGAATGGACGAAACCACGGGCGGCGAGAGAGAAGTCAACAGAACCCTCATGCAGCTCCTGGCGGAGATGGACGGCTTCGACCCGAGGGGCAACGTCAAGATAATCGCCGCCACAAACAGGCCGGACATCCTCGATCCAGCTCTGCTGAGACCCGGCAGGTTCGACAGACTCATAGAGGTCCCGCTCCCGGACTTCCGCGGCAGGCTGGAGATAATCAAGGTGCACACGAGGAAGATGAACCTCAAGGACGTCGACCTGCGCGTAATCGCGGAGATGACGGAGGGAGCCAGCGGTGCGGACCTCAAGGCCATAGCGACCGAGGCAGGAATGTTCGCCATAAGGGCGAGGCGCGAGTACGTCACACAGGAGGACTTCATGAAGGCCATCGAGAAGGTCTTCGGCGCGGAGCAGAGGCTCGCCCAGCAGATAGCGATGCACGAAGTCATGTACGGCTGA
- the cas6 gene encoding CRISPR-associated endoribonuclease Cas6, with product MRVEIKFRPAEEGTILPFNYNYDVYTQLVAKMAIVSPEIAREAEVSHVDYFTFSRIMVRKRELIPDRGIRVLSDDVSLYISSSSNELIKAVVEGFIDSPVLQIGDATFIADDIKVLKEPRIKESALFSTLSPIMVRTVKLSGNRMKIWDLYPNEESFFDKLRKVMLMRYSAIMGEMPEERDFSIDVVKFKPVRILVKDTYYRGSLMIFRYTGSSEIARFGYENGFGEKTRYGFGMVKVIDEEQEPEARE from the coding sequence ATGAGGGTGGAGATAAAGTTCAGGCCCGCAGAGGAGGGCACGATTCTGCCGTTTAACTACAATTATGACGTTTACACTCAGTTAGTGGCCAAAATGGCCATAGTCTCCCCTGAAATAGCCAGGGAAGCTGAAGTGAGCCATGTTGACTACTTCACGTTCTCCCGCATAATGGTGCGGAAGCGCGAGCTCATCCCTGACAGGGGCATTAGGGTTCTCTCGGACGACGTCTCGCTCTACATCTCGTCCTCCTCGAACGAGCTGATAAAGGCGGTCGTCGAGGGCTTCATAGACAGCCCCGTTCTGCAGATAGGGGACGCTACCTTCATCGCCGATGACATAAAGGTTCTCAAGGAACCCAGGATAAAGGAAAGCGCCCTGTTCTCGACGCTGAGCCCGATAATGGTCAGGACGGTTAAGCTGAGCGGCAACAGGATGAAGATATGGGACCTCTACCCCAACGAGGAGAGCTTCTTCGACAAGCTCCGCAAGGTAATGCTCATGCGCTATTCCGCCATAATGGGGGAGATGCCCGAGGAGAGGGACTTCTCAATAGACGTCGTCAAGTTCAAGCCCGTCAGGATACTCGTTAAGGATACATACTACCGCGGCTCGCTCATGATATTCCGCTACACCGGCTCCTCCGAGATTGCCCGCTTCGGCTATGAGAACGGTTTTGGGGAAAAAACAAGGTACGGCTTCGGAATGGTCAAAGTGATAGATGAAGAGCAAGAACCAGAAGCCCGAGAATGA
- a CDS encoding glycosyltransferase 4 family protein, with protein sequence MIEAAPLIGLTLTLILTPYLAGRLKRAGIIGRDIHKLDRPEVAEMGGLALLAAIPLALAPSLDPETARALLVFLLFGVVGIVDDLTALKQSHKVVLSLLVAVPTAFFGVSSRIDILGHTIDLGILYPVFALLFVTGSANLVNLLAGFNGLEIGTSAVALGFLAAVTDGPARGLALAGLGAALGFLWWNRYPARVFPGDTGTLSMGALIGLVGILGKVELYAAILLVPHFLDFVIKAVGVRFGVRKRGRTEVLPDGTLRAPPYPSFLGTIMRTVRVNEPRLVAIVWGIEFILGLLVLALHLSL encoded by the coding sequence ATGATAGAGGCTGCTCCGCTTATAGGTTTAACCCTGACGCTCATCCTCACCCCTTACCTCGCGGGGAGATTGAAGCGAGCGGGCATCATCGGAAGGGACATACACAAGCTCGACCGGCCAGAGGTTGCCGAGATGGGCGGACTGGCGCTCCTCGCTGCCATCCCCCTGGCGCTGGCACCGTCCCTCGATCCCGAAACCGCCCGGGCCCTCCTTGTATTCCTGCTCTTCGGAGTAGTTGGAATCGTGGACGACCTGACGGCGCTCAAACAGTCCCACAAGGTGGTCCTCTCCCTCCTGGTCGCGGTTCCGACTGCGTTCTTCGGGGTATCTTCGCGGATAGACATCCTCGGCCACACCATCGATCTTGGAATCCTCTACCCGGTCTTCGCACTGCTTTTCGTTACGGGCTCGGCAAACCTGGTGAACCTGCTGGCCGGCTTCAACGGCCTTGAGATTGGAACCTCCGCCGTGGCCCTGGGGTTTCTGGCCGCGGTAACCGACGGACCGGCAAGGGGTCTGGCGCTGGCAGGACTCGGCGCCGCCCTGGGGTTCCTGTGGTGGAACCGCTACCCCGCGAGGGTCTTTCCCGGCGATACGGGAACGCTGAGCATGGGCGCGCTGATTGGGCTCGTCGGAATACTCGGAAAGGTCGAACTTTACGCGGCGATACTCCTCGTCCCGCACTTTCTGGACTTCGTGATAAAGGCCGTTGGGGTCAGGTTCGGGGTCAGAAAACGCGGAAGAACGGAAGTACTGCCCGACGGGACGCTGAGGGCACCGCCGTACCCCAGCTTCCTGGGAACGATAATGAGAACGGTAAGGGTGAACGAACCGAGGCTCGTCGCGATAGTCTGGGGGATAGAGTTCATTCTCGGGCTTCTGGTTCTTGCTCTTCATCTATCACTTTGA
- a CDS encoding glycosyltransferase, producing MDVRLVVFDLDGTLVGAPKPFTQLKEELKSRLLAEGIPGETLEDLTPMYENLHRIAGETGRDFGELYSHMVELETERISESFLFEGVRETLEFLRERDIRMAVMTRSSRKAALRALEMHGIAGYFSVVSTRDDVPPAELKPNAGQLKRIIEALGVEPTRTLVVGDHGYDILPAKELGTLSVMITSHESGRMSFSVDVEPDFEVPTMKGFRSLVEALLDTYIVVPAYNEERMVGTVLEDLLRYFRRDEIIVVNDGSRDRTEEIARSKGVHVLTHLVNRGLGGALGTGIAYALRKNARLILTFDADGQHLVSDALRVMKPVAEGKADFAVGSRLKGDTSQMPFIKRFGNFVLDAITAVFAGKYVSDSQSGLRCFSRDCAARIRITCDRYAVSSEIIIEAAKGGCRIVEVPIKAVYTEYSMKKGTNIFEGVKIALNLLFDKLR from the coding sequence ATGGACGTGAGGCTCGTAGTCTTCGACCTCGATGGAACGCTCGTTGGTGCTCCAAAACCCTTCACTCAACTCAAGGAGGAGCTGAAATCCCGGCTCCTGGCGGAAGGAATACCCGGGGAGACCCTCGAGGATCTCACTCCGATGTACGAGAACCTTCATAGGATAGCGGGGGAAACGGGCAGGGACTTCGGGGAGCTGTATTCTCATATGGTGGAGCTTGAAACCGAGCGCATATCGGAGAGCTTTCTCTTTGAGGGAGTCAGAGAAACCCTGGAGTTTCTCAGGGAGAGGGACATCCGGATGGCGGTGATGACCCGCAGCTCCAGGAAGGCGGCCCTCAGGGCCCTTGAGATGCACGGCATAGCGGGATATTTCAGCGTGGTGTCCACGCGGGACGATGTCCCCCCTGCGGAGCTTAAACCGAACGCCGGTCAGCTGAAACGGATAATCGAGGCCCTCGGCGTTGAGCCGACCAGAACCCTCGTAGTCGGTGACCACGGCTACGATATCCTGCCGGCGAAGGAGCTTGGGACGCTCTCGGTCATGATAACTTCCCACGAGTCCGGAAGGATGAGCTTCTCCGTCGATGTGGAGCCTGACTTTGAGGTTCCAACGATGAAGGGGTTCAGAAGTCTGGTTGAGGCCCTTCTGGACACGTATATCGTCGTCCCCGCCTACAACGAGGAGCGCATGGTTGGCACCGTTCTGGAGGACCTGCTGCGCTACTTCAGGCGCGACGAGATAATCGTTGTCAACGACGGCTCCCGCGACAGGACGGAGGAGATAGCCCGCTCAAAGGGCGTTCATGTTCTCACGCACCTGGTCAACAGGGGGCTCGGCGGTGCCCTCGGCACGGGCATCGCCTACGCGCTCAGGAAAAACGCCCGGCTGATCCTCACCTTCGATGCCGACGGTCAGCACCTCGTGAGCGACGCCCTGCGCGTCATGAAGCCCGTCGCGGAGGGTAAAGCGGACTTCGCGGTCGGCTCCCGCCTTAAGGGTGACACCAGCCAGATGCCGTTTATCAAGCGCTTCGGCAACTTCGTCCTTGACGCGATAACGGCGGTTTTTGCCGGGAAGTACGTCAGCGACAGCCAGAGCGGACTCAGGTGTTTCAGCCGCGACTGCGCGGCCAGGATAAGGATAACCTGCGACAGGTACGCCGTTTCGAGTGAAATCATCATTGAGGCAGCCAAAGGCGGGTGCAGAATAGTTGAGGTTCCTATAAAGGCGGTTTACACAGAGTACTCGATGAAAAAGGGCACCAACATATTTGAGGGCGTTAAAATCGCGCTCAATCTGCTGTTCGATAAGCTGAGGTGA
- a CDS encoding DUF2304 domain-containing protein codes for MYAVQYIAIAVVLILMVYVLGRYGRREFEWGDFLFWEAILIGLLVVSIFPVQIANEIRKLLGLGRGLDALFVIGIGLSYILVFKVYLAVDKTEREITELTRKVAIELEELNRRLEEIEKKLK; via the coding sequence ATGTATGCGGTCCAGTACATAGCTATAGCGGTCGTCCTCATCCTGATGGTGTACGTCCTGGGCAGGTATGGCCGCAGGGAGTTCGAGTGGGGCGACTTTCTCTTCTGGGAGGCCATACTTATCGGTCTTCTGGTGGTCTCTATATTCCCGGTTCAGATAGCCAACGAGATCAGAAAGCTCCTCGGCCTTGGGAGGGGCCTCGACGCCCTGTTCGTCATAGGAATCGGTCTCTCCTACATACTCGTCTTCAAGGTTTACCTCGCCGTGGACAAGACCGAGCGCGAGATAACCGAGCTGACGAGGAAGGTCGCCATAGAGCTTGAAGAGTTGAACAGAAGGTTGGAGGAGATTGAGAAAAAGCTCAAATGA
- a CDS encoding cytidine/deoxycytidylate deaminase family protein, with product MPVEIFLDREKADRIKRIRPTKDEYFMLIAKLVSLRATCPRLRVGAVAVKDGYILATGYNGAPRGMDHCIDAGCLIVDGHCHRAVHAEQNVIAMAARKGISLEGATLYVTHFPCDICFKLVINAGIKEIVYEEMYPNEATEILLREAQRKGIVKIRQFKLPKERVKVFLEELFGEFI from the coding sequence ATGCCGGTTGAAATCTTCCTGGACAGGGAGAAGGCGGACAGGATAAAGCGAATCCGGCCTACCAAGGATGAGTACTTCATGCTTATAGCGAAGCTCGTGTCCCTCCGTGCCACCTGCCCGAGGCTCCGCGTTGGGGCCGTCGCCGTCAAGGACGGCTACATCCTCGCAACTGGCTACAACGGGGCCCCGCGCGGAATGGACCACTGCATCGACGCCGGCTGCCTGATAGTCGATGGGCACTGCCACAGGGCCGTTCACGCGGAGCAGAACGTAATAGCCATGGCGGCCAGGAAGGGCATAAGCCTCGAGGGAGCGACGCTCTACGTCACCCACTTCCCCTGCGACATCTGCTTCAAGCTGGTTATAAACGCCGGAATAAAGGAGATAGTCTACGAGGAGATGTACCCCAACGAGGCAACGGAGATTCTGCTGAGAGAGGCCCAGAGGAAGGGAATAGTGAAGATACGGCAGTTCAAACTGCCAAAGGAGCGCGTTAAAGTGTTCCTGGAGGAACTCTTTGGGGAGTTCATTTGA
- a CDS encoding M48 family metallopeptidase produces MLFIIMALEVLLAVIALAELGLEISLVAFGTVLALYAWVSTHDIKGEYVPLQRSEMPWLYDGIAEMARKAGLPMPRVYILDEYIPNAYSFKNTIVLSLGLFEVLDQEEILAVAAHELGHIKNGDTRTFPVLAYGRYLMVMFTAILMLLTRSAVISAASLTLLGLYEVTRANFHKEREFQADETALRLLDTPMNLKRALEELKYYEDLRVGIKSSVLPSIEPSIERKQKVQIIETHPSYDERIFRIIIEIDGNNMFNKRMQ; encoded by the coding sequence ATGCTGTTCATCATAATGGCCCTTGAGGTCCTTCTGGCAGTGATAGCACTGGCCGAGCTGGGCCTTGAAATATCGCTGGTGGCCTTCGGGACCGTGCTGGCGCTCTACGCCTGGGTCTCAACCCACGACATCAAGGGAGAGTACGTTCCCTTACAGCGGAGCGAGATGCCATGGCTCTACGACGGCATCGCAGAGATGGCCAGGAAGGCGGGCCTGCCGATGCCGAGGGTATACATACTGGACGAGTATATCCCCAACGCGTACTCATTCAAGAACACGATAGTGCTCTCCCTCGGCCTGTTCGAAGTCCTCGATCAGGAGGAGATACTGGCGGTGGCCGCACACGAGCTGGGGCACATAAAGAACGGCGATACAAGGACCTTCCCGGTTCTTGCCTACGGAAGGTACCTTATGGTGATGTTCACCGCGATCCTGATGCTCCTAACAAGAAGCGCCGTTATCAGCGCCGCCTCACTGACGCTCCTTGGCCTCTATGAGGTGACCCGCGCGAACTTCCACAAAGAGCGGGAGTTCCAGGCGGACGAGACCGCCCTGAGGCTCCTCGACACACCGATGAACCTCAAGCGCGCCCTGGAGGAGCTGAAGTACTACGAGGACCTCCGCGTCGGCATCAAATCAAGCGTGCTCCCGAGCATCGAGCCGTCAATCGAGAGGAAGCAGAAGGTTCAAATAATCGAGACCCACCCCAGCTACGATGAGAGGATATTCCGGATAATCATCGAGATTGACGGAAACAACATGTTCAATAAGCGCATGCAGTGA
- a CDS encoding BlaI/MecI/CopY family transcriptional regulator, producing MEPHEFKLTEEGMKAVLPPLEAEIMEHMWKVKVATAGQVYEYMKENHPDIRRSTISILMNRLCERGLLKRSVEKGRGGMRYVYTITSTREEFEEKVVQSILDALMTNFKEATYAYLSKIKK from the coding sequence ATGGAGCCGCACGAGTTCAAGCTTACCGAGGAGGGGATGAAGGCAGTTCTCCCGCCGCTCGAGGCGGAGATAATGGAGCACATGTGGAAGGTCAAGGTGGCAACGGCCGGCCAGGTCTACGAGTACATGAAGGAGAATCACCCAGACATAAGGCGTTCTACCATAAGCATACTCATGAACCGCCTCTGCGAGAGAGGGCTGCTCAAGAGGAGCGTTGAGAAGGGACGGGGTGGAATGAGGTACGTTTACACCATAACCTCCACTAGAGAGGAGTTTGAGGAAAAGGTCGTCCAGAGCATACTGGATGCCCTTATGACGAACTTCAAGGAGGCGACCTACGCTTACCTGTCCAAGATCAAGAAGTGA
- the dph5 gene encoding diphthine synthase has product MAIYFIGLGLYDEKDITLKGLETARKCDLVFAEFYTSLLAGTTLDKVEELIGKPIRRLSREEVELHFERIVLSEAKEKDVAFLTAGDPMVATTHSDLRIRAKELGIESYVIHAPSIYSAIAITGLQIYKFGKSATVAYPEKNWFPTSHYDVIKENVERGLHTMLFLDIKADQNRYMTANEAMEILLRVEEMKKENVFTPDTLVVILARAGSLNPTLRAGYVRDMVGEDFGRQPHVMVVPGRLHIVEAEYLVAFAGAPKEILDGI; this is encoded by the coding sequence ATGGCGATATACTTCATAGGGCTTGGCCTTTACGACGAGAAGGACATCACGCTCAAAGGTCTTGAAACCGCCAGAAAATGCGACCTAGTCTTTGCCGAGTTCTACACGTCCCTTCTGGCAGGAACAACACTGGACAAAGTCGAGGAGCTCATCGGAAAGCCCATCCGGAGGCTCAGCAGGGAGGAGGTTGAGCTCCACTTCGAGCGCATCGTGCTGAGTGAAGCCAAGGAGAAGGACGTGGCTTTTCTGACCGCCGGCGATCCGATGGTGGCGACGACGCACTCCGACCTCAGGATAAGGGCCAAGGAGCTCGGAATCGAGAGCTACGTCATCCACGCCCCGAGCATCTACTCGGCGATAGCGATAACCGGACTGCAGATATACAAGTTTGGCAAGAGCGCAACCGTTGCCTATCCTGAGAAGAACTGGTTCCCGACGAGCCACTACGACGTGATAAAGGAGAACGTGGAGAGAGGCCTTCACACGATGCTATTCCTCGACATAAAGGCCGACCAGAACCGATACATGACGGCCAACGAGGCGATGGAGATACTGCTTCGGGTGGAGGAGATGAAGAAGGAAAACGTCTTCACCCCCGATACCCTGGTCGTCATCCTCGCAAGGGCCGGTTCTCTGAACCCGACGCTCAGGGCCGGCTACGTTCGGGACATGGTCGGGGAGGACTTCGGAAGGCAGCCCCACGTGATGGTCGTTCCGGGCAGGCTCCACATAGTCGAGGCCGAGTACCTGGTGGCCTTCGCTGGGGCCCCTAAAGAGATACTCGACGGAATCTAG
- a CDS encoding helix-turn-helix domain-containing protein produces the protein MLEKEKEALAKRIAGEITLSSDPGKTMRKWREIFGISQTELAEYLGVSSSVISDYEGGRRKSPGASTIRKFVEALLEIDEKRGGNVIRAFSKTLGSELPTSAILDIREFALPITIKDLVGAVRGDVVANMHLLDRRIYGYTVVDSIKAILEMSSEEFLKLYGWTTERALIFTKVTTGRSPMIAVRVQGLKPAVVVLHGVKKLDELAVKLAERERVPLVISNVGSEAELIAGLRRLVEKTDKEF, from the coding sequence ATGCTTGAAAAGGAGAAAGAAGCCCTGGCAAAGAGGATAGCGGGGGAAATAACCCTCTCCTCCGACCCCGGTAAAACCATGCGCAAATGGCGTGAGATATTCGGAATCAGCCAGACGGAGCTCGCCGAATACCTCGGTGTTTCTTCTTCGGTCATAAGCGACTACGAGGGCGGCAGGAGAAAGAGCCCCGGCGCGTCCACGATACGGAAGTTCGTCGAGGCCCTCCTTGAGATAGACGAGAAGCGCGGTGGAAACGTGATCCGCGCATTCAGCAAGACCCTCGGCAGCGAGCTTCCCACGAGCGCCATACTCGACATCAGGGAGTTCGCCCTCCCGATAACCATAAAGGACCTCGTTGGGGCCGTCAGGGGAGATGTCGTCGCCAACATGCACCTCCTCGACAGGCGCATATACGGCTACACCGTCGTCGACAGCATAAAGGCGATCCTCGAGATGAGCAGCGAGGAGTTCCTCAAGCTCTACGGCTGGACGACCGAGAGGGCGCTGATATTCACCAAGGTAACAACCGGCAGAAGCCCGATGATAGCGGTCCGCGTTCAGGGGCTCAAACCGGCCGTTGTCGTTCTCCACGGGGTCAAGAAGCTCGATGAGCTCGCCGTAAAGCTCGCCGAGCGTGAGAGGGTTCCGCTGGTGATATCGAACGTTGGAAGTGAGGCAGAGCTCATTGCCGGCCTTAGAAGGCTGGTAGAAAAGACAGATAAGGAGTTCTGA